A single Musa acuminata AAA Group cultivar baxijiao chromosome BXJ2-1, Cavendish_Baxijiao_AAA, whole genome shotgun sequence DNA region contains:
- the LOC103983861 gene encoding uncharacterized protein At1g01500 translates to MTVSLPPAVAEERSGRPSAPASATPLSPPRRSTNLHLLGFPNGDTTPPPPVSSSWLEIRLFYVRVAPCVVDAVPPILTLSHLRREIGSALEINGVRLPSSERTAVPLRRDRVDRGAAEVTYVSTDGVRLTGAVDFEVCDDRGKLMLCGSLERMEAPWSNGAIGLDHLQGPSDSKTGWSMNCYVAASIGSSAFVQPDKVGILSTPSIEVYVAGCFAGVPLILTQTVQLSPRRRAVRLGALESIPEDEETTGGKQGSSADLVHPKPSPSTDAEGETNEYDPDLTFRHSYYPEGWYSGEDEQLSWFNSGVRVGLGIGLGMCVGIGIGVGLLMNSYQATTRSFKRRFF, encoded by the exons ATGACGGTCTCACTGCCGCCCGCGGTAGCCGAGGAACGGAGCGGCCGGCCATCGGCTCCGGCCTCGGCAACACCTCTTTCCCCTCCTCGCCGGAGCACAAACCTTCACTTACTCGGCTTCCCCAACGGAGACACCACCCCCCCTCCTCCGGTTTCCTCGTCGTGGCTTGAGATCCGCCTCTTCTACGTCCGCGTCGCCCCCTGCGTCGTCGACGCTGTCCCGCCCATCCTCACCCTCTCCCATCTCCGCCGCGAGATAGGCTCCGCCCTCGAGATCAACGGGGTACGCCTTCCGTCCTCCGAGCGGACCGCCGTCCCCCTCCGCCGCGACCGCGTCGATCGCGGCGCAGCTGAGGTGACCTACGTCAGCACCGATGGCGTCCGGCTCACCGGGGCCGTCGATTTCGAGGTCTGCGATGATCGGGGCAAGTTGATGCTCTGCGGCTCGCTGGAGAGGATGGAGGCGCCGTGGAGCAACGGAGCGATTGGGCTCGACCACCTCCAGGGGCCGTCAGATTCCAAGACCGGATGGAGCATGAATTGCTACGTAGCGGCATCCATTGGGTCTTCCGCTTTCGTGCAGCCAGACAAGGTCGGGATCTTGTCGACCCCTTCCATCGAGGTTTACGTGGCGGGGTGCTTCGCCGGGGTCCCCTTGATCCTGACGCAGACTGTTCAGCTCAGCCCCAGGCGGAGGGCTGTCAGGCTGGGAGCATTGGAGTCAATTCCCGAGGATGAAGAAACCACAGGTGGGAAGCAGGGGAGCAGCGCCGATTTGGTTCATCCCAAGCCTTCACCATCAACT GATGCCGAGGGGGAAACCAACGAGTATGATCCAGATCTAACTTTTAGGCACAGCTACTATCCTGAAGGTTGGTACTCAGGTGAAGATGAGCAACTATCATGGTTTAACTCTGGTGTCAGAGTTGGCCTTGGAATAGGCTTGGGAATGTGCGTTGGGATAGGGATCGGCGTCGGACTCCTCATGAACTCTTACCAGGCAACCACTCGAAGTTTCAAGAGGAGGTTCTTCTAA